One Mycobacterium paraseoulense genomic window, CATAGGCCGCGACACGGTGATATGTCTCTGCGAAGCTCAACTTCGCGATCGAGCCGTCGCCCGGTCGCTCGTCGCCCGTGGTCAGCCGCTCGACATGGTCGTCGATGAACGCCTTGGCCACCTCGGCCTCGACGGCCAACTCGGCCACCTGCTGGCGGATGTCGGCGGAGGCCAGCGCGGGCACGCCGGATATCAGCGCGTGGCGGGCCACGGTGACCAAATCGTCGATCAAGAGTTCGAGCAAGATGACGTTGCCGCCGATGCCGAATCGTTCAAAGTCCAAGCCGGCCATGATGATCGACCAGCCCTGGCCCACCTCGCCGATAAGGCTCTCCGGACCGAGCTCGACTCCACTGAGGAAGACCTCATTGACCTCGATCGCATCGCCGATCGTGCGGATCGGACGAACTTCGACACCGTCCGCCGAGAGCGGCACGGTGAAGACCGACAGGCCGTGGTGGCGCGAGGACGTCGGGTCGGTGCGGATCAGGGCGAGGCCCATGTCGGCCCAGTGTCCGTCGGTGATCCAGGTCTTCTGGCCGTCGATGACCCAACCGCCGTCGGGTTGCCGCACCCCGCGGCTGCGCACCGCGGCGATGTCGCTACCCGCATCGGGTTCGCTGAGTAGCTGACACCAGACGTGCTCGCTGCGCCGGATGGGTGGCAGTAGCCGCAGCTTCTGCTCGTCGGATCCGAAATGCAAGAGCACGTGTGCGGCCAGGTTTACCTGGTCCACCGGGCGTGGCGCGCGGGCACGCAAGATCTCCTCGCTGACGATGCGGTCGTGCAGTGGGTGGTGATCGTCGCGACCGCCGTATTCGACCGGCCAGTCCGCACCCACAAGGCCCGCCTCGAACAGGCCGGCGAACCACGCGCGCAGCAGGGCTTCTTGTTCGGGGGTCTCGGGCGCACGGTGGCCTTCGCGGGCTTCGATCGGCGGTGCGTGTTCGGCGATGTGCGCCCTGACCCGCTCCCTGAACTCGGCCAGCTGCGCATCGGCGGGACGGCTCCGGACCACGCTCACCAACCCGACACCTCCGCCACCAGCGCCCGGCTCGAACGCGCCGTGCCGATCAGATGCCCGTTGGTGAAGGCCCGACGCAGCTCGTAATGCAGCGGATACTCCCACGTGAAGCCGATGCCGCCCGACAGTTGCATGCACTCGTCGACGGCGGCGGCGGCCTTCGCCGCGACGAAAGCGTGCGCCGCCGCCGTCAGCAAGGGCGCCCTCTCCTCGGCCGCAGCGATTGCCCGCGCCGCCCTCATGACGACTGCGCGCGCTTTGACCTCGAAGACCAGCAGCTCGACCAGCCGGTGCTGAATCGCCTGAAAGCTCGCGATCGGCGCGCCGAATGCGATGCGCTCCTTGAGGTACGCCGTCAGCCGCTCGAGGGCCATCGACACGGCGCCCACCGAATCGGCGGCAACCAGCAGTCGGGCCACGGCGGCCAACTCGTCGGCCCGTTCGACAGATCCGATCACGGCGCTGGGTGCGGCCTTCGCGTCGAAACGCCATACGGTTCGGGTGACGTCCAGCAGGTCGGAGTCCAGCTCGAACCGGTCGCGATCCAAATCGCGCAGCAGGTGAATTCCGTTGCTTCCCAGGAGTAGAACGATGTCGGCCTGGTCGCCGCGGATGATCCGTGCGGGCTCGCCGACGATCGCGACGCCGGCCGTCGCGGTGCCGGCGAGCAGGCCGGGCAGCAACTGTTGCCTGAGGTCCCCGGGCGCGGACGCGAGCGCTGCGGCACCGATCGTGGTTCCCAACCACGCCGACCCGTCCTGCGCTCGACCGAGCTCCTCCGCCACGACGCATGCCTCGACCGGACGCCACCCGGTGCCCCCCATCACCTCATCCACGAGCAGGCCGGTCCAGTCCATTTCGGCAAGGTCCTTGACCGTTCCCCGCTCACCGCGTTCGGCCAGGAACTCCCGCGCCGACGCTCTCAACAGGTCGAGGTCGACGTCCTCGTCTGCCATCACGCCGTTAGCTGCGGGTGAGCAGCTGGTCGGCGTTGTCGCGCATGATCCGTCGCTTGGTGGCGTCGTCGAGCGGGTCGAGCAGCTTGGCAAACTCGGCCGGCACGGCCAGCCCTTCGGCGTGCGGGTAATCCGAGCCCATGACCAGGCAGTCGTCGTATCCCAGGCCTGCGACGATCGCCGGGATGTCGTCCTCGGGGTACGGCACGACCCGAACATGACGCCGGAAGATCGCCGACGGTCGCTCCGTGAGCTTCCCGCCGATCCATGGTCCGTTGCGGCCCATGCCGCGGCTCTTGTCCATGTGCCGGACGAAGAACGGCACCCATTCCGCGCCGTGCTCGGCGACGAGGACATTCAGACCCGGAAATCGACCGAAGAGATTGTCGAAAATGAGGGCTGACAACGTCTCCTCGATCGGCCGCTGCCCGTAGATGTTCATCCACTGCCACGCGGACATGTGCCACGAGGCCGGGTCGGGGTCCTGGCCCCACGCGGGCGAAATCGCATTGAAGTACCAGAACGGCATGATGTGGAACACCAGGACACAGCCGGCCTCCTGCAGGCGCGCGTAAACGGGATCGAAGTACGGGTCGCCCGGCGACCGGCCGTAGGCCGGCCCCGTCGGCAGCAGCACGAACTTCGCTCCCTGCGCGATGATCGCCTCGGTCTCCGCGATCGCAGAATCCAAGTCGCGCAACGACATCAGCGCCGTCGCATAGATCTTGTCGTCGTAGTTGAAACCCCACTCTTCGTCGAACCATCGGTTGAACGAGCGCAGATTCGCATACAGTGCCGCAGTGTCGTCGACGTAGTGTTCCGCCGCCAGCGCCATACCGCTGGGATAGA contains:
- a CDS encoding amidohydrolase family protein; this translates as MTTKLDYGIFDCDTHCYETRDAFTRYLPEKFRDRAITTVRGADGVEVILAGHRVATFNSEGGLGLDVAYRPGSLKEMLRQMGSGNPEESYEPQPMQPEFIERAARLAVMADQNIERMVIYPSGMALAAEHYVDDTAALYANLRSFNRWFDEEWGFNYDDKIYATALMSLRDLDSAIAETEAIIAQGAKFVLLPTGPAYGRSPGDPYFDPVYARLQEAGCVLVFHIMPFWYFNAISPAWGQDPDPASWHMSAWQWMNIYGQRPIEETLSALIFDNLFGRFPGLNVLVAEHGAEWVPFFVRHMDKSRGMGRNGPWIGGKLTERPSAIFRRHVRVVPYPEDDIPAIVAGLGYDDCLVMGSDYPHAEGLAVPAEFAKLLDPLDDATKRRIMRDNADQLLTRS
- a CDS encoding acyl-CoA dehydrogenase family protein, producing the protein MSVVRSRPADAQLAEFRERVRAHIAEHAPPIEAREGHRAPETPEQEALLRAWFAGLFEAGLVGADWPVEYGGRDDHHPLHDRIVSEEILRARAPRPVDQVNLAAHVLLHFGSDEQKLRLLPPIRRSEHVWCQLLSEPDAGSDIAAVRSRGVRQPDGGWVIDGQKTWITDGHWADMGLALIRTDPTSSRHHGLSVFTVPLSADGVEVRPIRTIGDAIEVNEVFLSGVELGPESLIGEVGQGWSIIMAGLDFERFGIGGNVILLELLIDDLVTVARHALISGVPALASADIRQQVAELAVEAEVAKAFIDDHVERLTTGDERPGDGSIAKLSFAETYHRVAAYGAELAASAIAAGAADPDVDRAKQRLRECWLWSRAYTISGGSSEMMRNILAKRRLHLPSR
- a CDS encoding acyl-CoA dehydrogenase family protein; amino-acid sequence: MADEDVDLDLLRASAREFLAERGERGTVKDLAEMDWTGLLVDEVMGGTGWRPVEACVVAEELGRAQDGSAWLGTTIGAAALASAPGDLRQQLLPGLLAGTATAGVAIVGEPARIIRGDQADIVLLLGSNGIHLLRDLDRDRFELDSDLLDVTRTVWRFDAKAAPSAVIGSVERADELAAVARLLVAADSVGAVSMALERLTAYLKERIAFGAPIASFQAIQHRLVELLVFEVKARAVVMRAARAIAAAEERAPLLTAAAHAFVAAKAAAAVDECMQLSGGIGFTWEYPLHYELRRAFTNGHLIGTARSSRALVAEVSGW